A part of Parvimonas micra genomic DNA contains:
- a CDS encoding S8 family serine peptidase, producing the protein MRKRFLTLLLTFSLLLGSTSVAFANEKVNTAPKITKTANKIKADENEEKTYIVVLKEDSKADFSSLKTAEGKKAREAKSKALINSFKAELDKADISYETYYEYDLLFAGIALKTKVKNIEKISKMASVESVEVSNEFSKPTVKESEKEFNPKRKKRSLDSNNLMKVTDELRKKYNGQGRVVSVLDTGVDVKHDILRVSDVSKGKFPTEDSMNKKMKEAGINYGSWRTDKVVYAHNYSTNGKNVKEEMREESHGMHVSGISVGNPKMEAEFNKEDGTTKKEKIIGTAPEAQLIFMGVFQGQSTYTHIYAKAVEDSVKLGADSINLSLGAPNGSIASVGRAMEKAIAYARKMGVIVAIAAGNDGHFGAFSDKPPVTNPDYGTVGSPGVAKDALTVAAMYTDVERVRTISIEGVSGVLKSGDYFQGYDNEGDPDPAKQFIDADKKEQSYDVVEAGLGNEESDYNGKEVKDKVVLVKRGGKTFADKIILAGKKGAKGVIIYNHEQGGEEIINMAFGDQTKDVKIPSVFIGNSAGKKIIENKDKKVKFTKQLSAIPYANGGQLTDFSSYGWASDGTFKPDITAPGGLIYSSINNNKYTTMSGTSMATPHIAGAVALIRESLNKRHSEIKGEQEYDIIKALIMSTADPVKEKGTENYVSPRKQGAGAINVEKATSSDIYVLDSNNNPKTWLNDIDSKFEINLKVVNIGNEAKTLKYKTVLGTDETEKGKFALKTKTLETIQGKEITVPAKGSVDVKITVDASKFDAELSKQMPNGYFLEGFVFFEDAKDNTKEVSMAFSGFKGKWANVPLWEKSVYDFDLSKELPMYMKQNGSFTPNFTSLVTVENNPYARGKQWTDKGVQYNFVGNKGEIPLGFDAGKFEFSKNNLAISPNGDDNKDFVAFKGMFFRNSQYITAKVYDKDGNLVYQSGSGYAYKNSNNYSDGASRSNLIEQTYWDGTSNGKSLPEGTYKYVVTANSEVAGAAVENEQKMEFDVKIDNTAPKIAKPKVEGNIYKPEITDNLSGVEETVLRYIDKNGETKWITAKEDGTFEIPADVEHKNIYIHTFDYAGNIASLNLDGSEYSAPQIKPKDLGANVKPIFKVTNYKDFEGKHIEGSENLNMFPIEINWREDVYVHNGTGWNPMRNYRYSNELLNMAPGKYSFYIHQIPEIYEPLKEQQKDVTAEKDKTTDLVFETKQKEEKIEAGYGEVNIRLQINDYPENYMGAGATYVIKDKDGKEINRDNLKTYTKVYESPIKDENGKLTGVNFHRDLMTVLPVGEYTVEIKTSDDSLKFETKTIKFTVEENKPKRVIFKAQETINDVVNIAFEGLDKLPDGIKVTLENVESKEKFDLTQSKFNKKVFHGDIPNGKYKVTIEVPEGYKVDRDSFDITVKNDKVKEIVNIKKLVTLTDKDKKVTVSSYDLKEDWTLVADVKDKNSVDKLKDSEADLYDIYFLDKNGKRVDVPKGEYNVSIVKAEGKTAKAIYFVNDKGELENIEFKQDDKNVTFTTTHFSGYAVDYGKVNEEPEKPKPDPQKPGEPGKPGQPGKPGQKTPKNKKGLVKTNLDSNVLGFVVVAIGSLGMVVAVDKKRRNK; encoded by the coding sequence ATGAGAAAAAGGTTTTTGACTCTGTTATTAACGTTTTCATTATTATTAGGTAGCACAAGTGTTGCTTTTGCTAATGAAAAAGTTAATACAGCTCCAAAAATTACAAAAACTGCAAATAAGATTAAAGCCGACGAAAATGAGGAAAAAACTTATATTGTAGTTTTGAAAGAGGATTCTAAAGCAGACTTTTCCAGTTTGAAAACTGCAGAAGGAAAAAAGGCTAGAGAAGCTAAAAGTAAGGCTTTAATCAATTCTTTTAAAGCTGAACTTGACAAAGCTGATATAAGTTATGAAACATATTATGAATATGACTTATTATTTGCCGGAATTGCTTTAAAAACTAAGGTTAAAAACATTGAGAAAATTTCAAAAATGGCTTCTGTTGAATCCGTTGAAGTTTCAAATGAATTTTCAAAACCTACAGTTAAAGAATCCGAAAAGGAATTTAATCCTAAAAGAAAGAAAAGAAGCTTAGATTCAAACAATCTAATGAAGGTTACAGACGAACTTAGAAAGAAATATAATGGACAAGGTAGAGTTGTTTCCGTATTGGATACAGGTGTCGATGTAAAACATGATATCCTAAGAGTTTCTGATGTTTCAAAAGGAAAATTTCCAACTGAAGATTCTATGAATAAAAAGATGAAGGAAGCCGGAATTAACTACGGTAGTTGGAGAACTGACAAAGTTGTTTACGCTCATAATTACAGCACAAACGGAAAGAATGTAAAAGAAGAAATGAGAGAAGAATCTCACGGAATGCATGTTTCCGGTATTTCAGTAGGTAATCCTAAAATGGAAGCTGAATTTAACAAAGAAGACGGAACAACTAAAAAAGAAAAAATCATAGGAACTGCTCCTGAAGCACAACTTATTTTTATGGGAGTTTTCCAAGGACAATCAACATATACTCATATTTATGCAAAGGCTGTTGAAGACTCTGTAAAACTTGGTGCAGATAGTATAAACTTGAGTTTGGGTGCTCCTAACGGATCTATCGCATCTGTTGGTAGAGCTATGGAAAAAGCTATAGCTTATGCGAGAAAGATGGGCGTTATCGTAGCTATCGCAGCCGGTAATGACGGTCACTTCGGTGCGTTTAGTGATAAACCTCCTGTAACAAATCCGGACTATGGTACAGTTGGAAGTCCGGGTGTTGCAAAAGATGCTTTGACTGTTGCAGCTATGTATACTGATGTTGAAAGAGTTAGAACAATTAGCATTGAAGGAGTTAGTGGTGTATTAAAATCAGGAGATTATTTCCAAGGTTATGACAATGAGGGAGATCCTGACCCCGCTAAACAATTTATAGATGCAGATAAAAAAGAACAAAGTTATGATGTAGTTGAAGCGGGTCTTGGAAATGAAGAGTCCGACTATAACGGAAAAGAAGTTAAAGATAAAGTGGTCTTAGTAAAAAGAGGCGGAAAGACTTTTGCCGATAAGATTATTTTAGCCGGTAAAAAAGGTGCAAAAGGTGTTATAATCTACAACCACGAACAAGGTGGAGAAGAAATTATAAATATGGCATTTGGAGATCAAACAAAAGATGTTAAAATTCCATCTGTATTTATAGGAAACTCTGCAGGTAAAAAAATTATTGAAAATAAAGATAAAAAAGTAAAATTTACAAAACAATTAAGTGCGATTCCTTATGCAAATGGTGGACAGTTAACTGACTTTTCATCTTACGGTTGGGCATCTGACGGAACTTTCAAACCTGATATAACAGCTCCGGGCGGACTTATTTATTCTTCAATAAATAATAATAAATACACAACTATGAGTGGTACTTCAATGGCAACTCCTCATATTGCAGGTGCTGTAGCTCTTATAAGAGAAAGTTTAAATAAAAGACATTCTGAAATTAAGGGAGAACAAGAATACGACATTATAAAAGCGTTGATTATGAGTACAGCAGATCCTGTTAAGGAAAAGGGAACAGAAAATTATGTTTCTCCTAGAAAACAGGGTGCCGGTGCTATAAATGTTGAAAAAGCTACAAGTAGCGATATTTATGTGCTTGACAGTAATAATAATCCAAAAACTTGGTTAAATGATATTGACAGTAAATTTGAAATTAACTTAAAAGTTGTAAATATTGGAAATGAAGCAAAAACTTTAAAATATAAAACAGTTTTAGGTACTGATGAAACTGAAAAGGGAAAATTTGCTTTAAAGACAAAAACTTTAGAAACAATTCAAGGAAAAGAAATAACTGTACCTGCTAAGGGTTCAGTAGATGTTAAAATAACTGTTGATGCAAGTAAATTTGACGCTGAATTAAGCAAACAAATGCCTAACGGTTATTTCTTAGAAGGTTTTGTATTCTTTGAAGATGCGAAAGATAATACAAAAGAAGTTAGTATGGCATTTAGTGGATTTAAAGGAAAGTGGGCAAATGTACCACTTTGGGAAAAATCTGTTTATGACTTTGATCTTAGTAAAGAACTTCCAATGTATATGAAACAAAACGGTTCCTTTACACCAAACTTCACATCTCTTGTAACTGTCGAAAATAATCCTTATGCAAGAGGAAAACAATGGACTGACAAAGGAGTGCAATATAATTTTGTTGGAAATAAAGGTGAAATTCCTCTAGGCTTTGATGCAGGTAAGTTTGAATTTTCAAAAAATAATTTGGCAATTTCTCCAAATGGAGATGATAACAAAGACTTTGTTGCATTCAAAGGTATGTTCTTTAGGAATTCACAATATATTACAGCTAAGGTTTATGATAAAGACGGGAATCTTGTTTACCAAAGCGGTTCAGGTTATGCTTATAAAAATAGTAATAATTACAGTGATGGCGCTTCAAGATCCAATCTTATAGAACAAACTTACTGGGATGGAACATCAAACGGAAAATCTCTTCCTGAAGGTACGTACAAATATGTAGTAACTGCAAACTCTGAAGTGGCGGGAGCTGCTGTTGAAAATGAACAAAAAATGGAATTTGATGTAAAAATCGACAATACCGCTCCAAAAATTGCTAAGCCTAAGGTTGAAGGAAATATTTATAAACCTGAAATCACAGATAATTTAAGCGGTGTTGAAGAAACTGTTTTAAGATATATTGATAAAAACGGTGAAACAAAGTGGATAACAGCTAAAGAGGATGGAACTTTTGAAATTCCGGCAGATGTGGAACACAAAAATATCTATATTCACACTTTTGACTACGCAGGAAATATCGCATCACTTAATTTAGACGGCTCTGAATATTCTGCACCTCAAATAAAACCGAAAGATTTGGGAGCAAATGTTAAACCGATATTCAAAGTAACAAATTATAAAGACTTTGAAGGAAAACATATAGAAGGCTCTGAAAACTTAAATATGTTCCCGATTGAAATCAATTGGAGAGAAGATGTTTATGTTCATAATGGAACAGGTTGGAATCCAATGAGAAATTATAGATATTCTAATGAGTTATTAAATATGGCTCCGGGAAAATATTCTTTCTATATTCACCAAATTCCGGAAATCTATGAACCGTTAAAAGAACAACAAAAAGATGTTACTGCTGAAAAAGATAAAACAACAGATCTTGTCTTTGAAACAAAACAAAAGGAAGAAAAGATTGAAGCAGGATATGGAGAAGTTAATATCAGATTACAAATAAATGATTATCCTGAAAACTATATGGGAGCAGGTGCAACTTATGTAATCAAAGATAAAGACGGAAAAGAAATTAACAGAGATAATTTAAAAACTTACACTAAAGTATATGAATCTCCTATAAAAGACGAAAACGGAAAACTTACAGGAGTTAATTTCCACAGAGATTTAATGACTGTTCTACCTGTTGGAGAATATACTGTTGAAATTAAAACAAGTGATGATTCTTTAAAATTTGAAACAAAAACAATTAAATTTACAGTTGAAGAAAATAAACCGAAGAGAGTAATCTTTAAGGCACAAGAAACTATAAATGATGTTGTAAATATCGCTTTTGAAGGTTTGGATAAACTTCCTGACGGAATAAAAGTAACTCTTGAAAATGTTGAGTCAAAAGAAAAATTTGATCTTACACAAAGTAAGTTTAACAAAAAAGTATTTCACGGAGATATTCCAAATGGAAAATACAAAGTTACTATAGAAGTTCCTGAAGGTTACAAAGTTGACAGGGATTCATTTGACATTACAGTTAAGAATGATAAAGTTAAAGAGATTGTAAATATCAAGAAGTTAGTAACATTAACAGATAAAGATAAAAAAGTTACAGTTTCAAGTTATGATTTAAAAGAAGATTGGACTTTAGTTGCTGATGTTAAAGATAAAAATTCAGTTGATAAGTTAAAAGATTCCGAAGCGGATTTATACGACATTTACTTCCTTGATAAAAATGGTAAGAGAGTTGACGTTCCTAAGGGAGAATACAATGTTTCAATAGTAAAAGCTGAAGGAAAGACAGCAAAAGCTATTTACTTTGTAAATGACAAGGGTGAACTTGAAAATATCGAATTTAAACAAGACGATAAAAATGTAACATTTACAACAACTCACTTCTCAGGTTATGCAGTTGATTATGGTAAAGTCAATGAAGAACCGGAAAAACCAAAACCGGATCCACAAAAACCGGGTGAACCGGGTAAACCTGGACAACCGGGTAAACCGGGTCAAAAAACTCCTAAAAATAAAAAAGGACTTGTAAAGACAAATCTTGATTCAAATGTTCTAGGATTTGTTGTAGTTGCGATTGGTTCTTTAGGAATGGTAGTGGCTGTAGATAAAAAGAGAAGAAATAAATAA
- a CDS encoding GNAT family N-acetyltransferase yields the protein MEIKKVLKEDLEKLIPSFKKAFNESEWNQRWTDESVRISLTNIFDFPHFYGLIAIKEGVPVGAILGHVQTFNDGKTYYIDELFVDPIFQKQGIAKALYGDAIRELRKLGVSGAFFTTLTNSSAYDFYKSQGAIHLEDSAVFYHPF from the coding sequence ATGGAAATAAAAAAAGTTCTAAAAGAAGATTTAGAGAAACTTATTCCGAGTTTTAAAAAAGCATTTAATGAGAGTGAGTGGAATCAAAGATGGACAGATGAAAGTGTTAGAATTTCTTTAACCAATATTTTTGATTTTCCACATTTTTATGGGCTTATTGCCATAAAAGAAGGTGTTCCGGTTGGAGCCATATTAGGACATGTACAAACTTTTAATGATGGGAAAACATATTATATTGATGAACTGTTCGTTGATCCGATTTTTCAAAAACAGGGAATAGCAAAAGCGTTATATGGTGATGCTATAAGAGAATTGAGAAAATTGGGAGTTTCCGGAGCATTTTTTACAACTTTAACAAATTCTTCGGCATATGATTTTTATAAATCTCAAGGAGCTATTCATTTGGAGGATAGCGCTGTATTTTATCATCCTTTTTAA
- a CDS encoding CD1845 family protein gives MLMCIVAAIGSFMQKDISLGIEALVLGFLLSPYGIPMVGAAVIAFLQGINEAIKSI, from the coding sequence ATGCTGATGTGTATAGTTGCTGCAATAGGATCATTTATGCAAAAAGATATATCACTTGGCATTGAGGCATTGGTATTAGGATTTTTGTTAAGTCCTTATGGAATACCGATGGTCGGAGCAGCTGTTATAGCATTCCTTCAGGGAATCAATGAAGCAATAAAATCAATCTAA
- a CDS encoding replication initiator protein A: MDFDYFYNREAERFNFLKVPEILVDGEEFKGLSAEAIILYSMLLKRTGMSFKNNWIDKEGRVFIYFTVEEIMKRRNISKPTAIKTLDELDSKKGIGLIERVRLGLGKPNVIYVKDFMSILVVKENDLLKSKNFTSEVKDVDLRSKENELQEVKNVDRNYIENNKSKYSKREYSFGVNGLGTFQNVFLAAEDISDLQIIMNSQLDNYIERLSAYIKSTGKTYKDHKATILSWFYKDQGRGKEVKTSNIPTWEEYDKGEHL; the protein is encoded by the coding sequence ATGGACTTTGACTATTTCTATAACAGAGAAGCGGAAAGATTTAATTTCTTAAAAGTACCGGAGATATTGGTTGATGGAGAAGAATTTAAGGGATTATCTGCCGAAGCAATTATCCTTTATTCCATGCTTTTGAAACGAACAGGAATGTCCTTTAAGAATAACTGGATAGACAAGGAAGGTAGAGTATTTATCTATTTCACAGTCGAGGAAATTATGAAAAGAAGAAATATTTCAAAGCCTACTGCCATAAAAACATTAGATGAGTTAGATAGCAAAAAAGGGATAGGACTGATTGAAAGAGTAAGGCTTGGACTTGGTAAGCCGAATGTCATATATGTTAAAGACTTTATGAGCATATTAGTGGTAAAAGAAAATGACCTCTTGAAGTCAAAAAACTTTACTTCAGAAGTAAAAGATGTTGACCTCAGAAGTAAAGAAAATGAACTTCAAGAGGTTAAGAATGTTGACCGTAACTATATAGAGAATAATAAGAGTAAGTATAGTAAGAGAGAATATAGTTTTGGTGTAAACGGACTTGGAACATTTCAAAATGTATTTTTAGCTGCTGAAGATATATCCGATTTACAAATCATAATGAACTCACAGCTTGATAATTACATTGAAAGGCTATCTGCATATATCAAAAGCACCGGAAAGACCTATAAAGACCATAAAGCAACAATCCTTTCTTGGTTCTATAAAGATCAGGGGAGAGGAAAAGAAGTGAAAACATCAAATATCCCGACATGGGAAGAATATGATAAAGGAGAACACCTATGA
- a CDS encoding ATP-binding protein, producing the protein MMKELEKVMIEDVEYSYDPEKEYIKDGHAFCKVCHERKDGKLMEFFDNKMIFKISCKCDRDREAREKERQKQMEIERLKSSCFNSIIQWSYTFENYQGEENQSLIIAKNFVKDYEEMKKENIGLLFYGSVGSGKTYLGCSIANSLIEQYQIGVKIRNFAQIINELQKGGFDFDKNAYIESLVNTSVLILDDLGIERDTSYAKEQVYNIVNNRYLKQKPTIFTTNLSYDTIQNCKDSVEYQRIYSRIIEMCIPVMVVGEDFRKVIQKDKLNRNRDRLLNGGERS; encoded by the coding sequence ATGATGAAAGAATTAGAAAAAGTAATGATAGAAGATGTAGAGTATTCTTACGATCCTGAAAAAGAATATATCAAGGACGGACACGCATTTTGTAAAGTTTGCCATGAAAGAAAAGACGGAAAATTGATGGAGTTCTTTGATAACAAGATGATATTTAAGATTTCTTGCAAATGCGATAGAGATAGAGAAGCAAGAGAAAAAGAAAGACAAAAGCAGATGGAGATTGAACGATTAAAGAGTAGCTGCTTTAACTCTATTATTCAGTGGTCATACACATTTGAAAATTATCAGGGAGAAGAAAATCAAAGCCTTATCATTGCAAAGAACTTTGTAAAAGACTATGAGGAAATGAAAAAAGAAAATATCGGACTTCTTTTTTATGGCTCAGTAGGTAGCGGAAAGACCTATCTTGGCTGCTCCATTGCAAATAGCCTTATTGAACAGTATCAAATAGGCGTTAAAATAAGAAATTTTGCACAGATTATCAATGAACTGCAAAAGGGAGGATTTGATTTTGACAAGAACGCATATATTGAATCCCTTGTAAATACTTCCGTTCTTATCTTGGATGACTTAGGAATAGAAAGAGATACAAGCTATGCCAAAGAGCAAGTATATAACATCGTGAATAACAGGTACTTAAAACAGAAACCGACTATCTTCACTACTAACCTTTCCTACGACACAATCCAAAATTGTAAGGATAGCGTAGAGTATCAAAGAATCTACTCAAGAATCATAGAGATGTGTATTCCTGTTATGGTTGTAGGTGAGGATTTTAGAAAGGTTATTCAAAAGGACAAACTGAATCGCAATAGGGACAGACTGCTGAATGGAGGTGAGAGAAGTTGA
- a CDS encoding PcfB family protein, translating to MINEEIARKTLNMEVRAAKVTGKLILNLLKKLMKEAEKLGGLEKLVNTNGNEVKLKDMVKKGQLEEIPVEEAELKELKKELNRYGVKFSVMKDKESGKYSVFFQAKDMKVMDKAFKHALSESEKKTERKESIHKNIEKFKEMAKNSVSKDKIKNKQKEQSL from the coding sequence TTGATCAATGAAGAAATAGCAAGAAAAACACTGAATATGGAAGTTAGAGCTGCTAAAGTAACAGGAAAGCTAATTCTGAACTTGTTAAAGAAATTGATGAAAGAAGCAGAAAAACTTGGAGGACTTGAAAAGCTGGTTAATACTAACGGAAATGAAGTAAAGCTAAAAGATATGGTTAAAAAGGGGCAGCTTGAAGAAATTCCAGTTGAAGAAGCAGAACTTAAGGAACTCAAAAAGGAACTTAATCGGTATGGGGTAAAGTTTTCAGTCATGAAAGATAAGGAAAGTGGGAAATACTCAGTATTCTTTCAGGCTAAAGATATGAAGGTTATGGACAAAGCATTTAAGCATGCCCTGTCAGAATCGGAAAAGAAAACGGAAAGAAAAGAATCTATCCATAAGAATATTGAGAAGTTCAAGGAGATGGCTAAAAACTCTGTTTCCAAAGATAAAATCAAGAATAAACAAAAGGAGCAGAGCCTATGA
- a CDS encoding recombinase family protein produces the protein MRNFEKITALYERLSRDDELQGESNSIINQKKILEEYASKNNLSNIIHFTDDGISGTQFDRPGFMAMMNGVNQGNIGCIIVKDMSRLGRDYLKVGQCMEILRQKGVRLIAINDNVDSFYREDDFTPFRNIMNEWYARDTSRKIQSTFKSKGESGKHTASTPPYGYIKDEKDKNKWIVDEKAAEVVRRIFNMTMQGNGPYRIAKILESEKVDIPAFHQQKLGYGLYQSKNFEHPYRWCSSTIASILKKQEYLGHTVNFKTRKHFKDKKSKYVSEDNWLIFENTHEPIIDQETFDNVQRIRGNVKRYPDGWGEYHPLTGLMYCADCGSKMYVHRTSNYKNIPYYTCSAYTKTPCGMLCPSAHRIKAEVVLNLIQDTLKDIKKYLDEDNEAFIRSIQNEMEEKEKTEIEKKRTRLIDSKGRLQELERLMCRIYEDMILNKIPNSRYEILNNQYETEQITLSKEIRDLELAILRYEKETDRAKKFISLISRYENFDELTTTMINEFVEKIIVHERDRKGSQTSKQKIELYFNFIGNYELPQAELSEEEKQKLEEEERKIKERKDKLHQNYLKRKASGKQKEYEDKYEARREQKKQEKLKVLKRTGIPLSEYKK, from the coding sequence ATGAGGAATTTTGAAAAGATAACAGCACTCTATGAAAGATTAAGTCGTGATGATGAACTACAAGGAGAGAGTAACTCTATCATCAATCAGAAAAAAATATTGGAAGAATATGCAAGTAAAAATAATCTATCAAACATCATACACTTTACAGATGACGGAATCAGCGGAACACAGTTTGACAGACCGGGATTTATGGCAATGATGAACGGAGTCAATCAAGGGAATATAGGTTGTATCATTGTAAAAGATATGAGTAGACTTGGCAGAGATTATCTTAAAGTCGGTCAATGCATGGAAATACTAAGACAAAAGGGAGTAAGGCTTATTGCCATCAACGACAATGTAGATAGTTTTTACAGAGAAGATGATTTTACCCCCTTTAGAAATATTATGAATGAGTGGTATGCAAGAGATACATCAAGAAAAATCCAATCGACTTTCAAATCAAAAGGAGAAAGTGGAAAACATACTGCAAGTACACCACCCTATGGCTACATCAAAGATGAAAAAGATAAAAACAAATGGATAGTAGATGAAAAAGCCGCCGAAGTAGTAAGACGCATATTCAATATGACCATGCAAGGCAATGGTCCGTATCGAATAGCAAAGATATTAGAGAGCGAAAAAGTAGATATACCAGCTTTCCATCAACAGAAATTAGGCTATGGACTATATCAAAGCAAAAACTTTGAACATCCCTATCGTTGGTGCAGCTCAACCATAGCAAGTATTCTAAAGAAACAGGAATACTTAGGACACACAGTAAACTTCAAAACAAGAAAACACTTTAAAGATAAAAAAAGCAAGTATGTATCTGAAGATAACTGGCTAATCTTTGAGAATACACACGAGCCAATCATAGACCAAGAAACTTTTGATAATGTGCAAAGGATAAGAGGAAATGTAAAAAGGTATCCTGACGGTTGGGGCGAATATCACCCACTAACAGGACTGATGTATTGTGCAGATTGTGGAAGTAAAATGTATGTTCATAGAACAAGCAATTACAAAAATATACCCTATTACACTTGCAGTGCCTATACTAAAACACCTTGTGGCATGCTTTGTCCATCAGCACACAGAATAAAAGCGGAAGTAGTCTTAAATTTAATACAAGACACACTAAAAGATATTAAAAAATATCTTGATGAAGATAACGAAGCCTTTATCCGTTCCATTCAAAATGAAATGGAAGAAAAAGAAAAAACGGAGATAGAAAAGAAACGCACAAGGCTTATTGACAGCAAAGGGAGATTACAGGAATTAGAAAGACTGATGTGTCGTATCTATGAAGATATGATCCTTAACAAAATACCAAATAGCAGATATGAGATACTAAATAATCAATATGAAACGGAGCAGATAACTTTAAGCAAAGAGATTAGAGATTTAGAGCTTGCAATATTAAGATATGAAAAAGAAACAGATAGAGCTAAGAAGTTTATATCTCTTATCAGTCGCTATGAAAACTTTGATGAACTTACAACCACAATGATAAATGAGTTTGTAGAAAAGATTATCGTACATGAAAGAGATAGAAAAGGAAGTCAAACATCAAAGCAAAAGATAGAACTTTACTTTAATTTCATAGGTAATTATGAACTTCCACAGGCAGAGTTAAGCGAGGAAGAAAAACAAAAACTTGAGGAAGAAGAAAGGAAAATCAAGGAAAGAAAAGACAAGCTACATCAAAATTACTTAAAGCGCAAAGCAAGCGGAAAGCAGAAAGAGTATGAAGATAAATATGAGGCAAGAAGAGAACAGAAGAAGCAAGAGAAGTTAAAGGTTTTAAAAAGAACAGGGATACCTTTAAGTGAATATAAAAAATGA
- a CDS encoding recombinase family protein yields the protein MKYGYVRVSTKEQNIDRQIAAMTKEKLEMKQIYVDKASGKDFNRKKYKQLLRKLKEGDELYIKSIDRLGRNYDEIIKEWNRLTKEKKIDIIVLDFPLLDTREKAENLTGKFLSDIVLQILSYVAQIERENIHQRQMEGIKEAKKKGVKFGRPKQKLPDNFYEIVTLWQNNKISLREGAKLLKMSHSTFSRKLKEYNISKIHDSK from the coding sequence TTGAAATATGGATATGTCAGAGTATCAACAAAAGAGCAAAATATAGACAGACAAATAGCAGCGATGACAAAGGAAAAATTGGAGATGAAACAAATCTATGTAGACAAGGCAAGTGGGAAAGATTTTAATCGAAAGAAATATAAACAACTTTTAAGGAAATTAAAAGAAGGCGATGAGTTATATATCAAATCCATAGATAGACTTGGAAGAAATTATGATGAAATTATAAAGGAATGGAATAGACTAACCAAAGAAAAGAAAATAGATATTATCGTTTTAGATTTTCCATTGCTTGATACCAGAGAAAAAGCGGAAAATCTGACAGGCAAGTTCTTATCGGATATTGTTCTTCAAATACTTTCTTATGTAGCCCAGATAGAAAGAGAAAACATTCATCAAAGACAGATGGAGGGGATCAAAGAAGCAAAGAAAAAAGGAGTCAAGTTTGGTAGACCAAAACAGAAACTTCCTGATAATTTTTACGAAATTGTAACACTTTGGCAAAACAATAAAATTAGTCTCAGAGAAGGGGCAAAGTTATTAAAAATGAGTCATTCGACTTTTTCAAGAAAACTAAAGGAATACAATATATCAAAAATCCATGACTCTAAATAA